One Mercenaria mercenaria strain notata chromosome 12, MADL_Memer_1, whole genome shotgun sequence DNA segment encodes these proteins:
- the LOC123533087 gene encoding uncharacterized protein LOC123533087 isoform X2, with amino-acid sequence MAVDGRKLGESIYKGSDDFHDFPCSPCSKEGRDVAALKHCIDCDENLCTSCLKDHNKFSAMKGHQILDNVQRSSGQKPQLPSQRCTKHGGRLIDVYCPDHDIVCCSTCIAVEHSSCHGIKFIPDVAKGVSKSKEFQQFEADMKNLQSRYVSLIQMEDAELQALRQEQERICKEIRTLRNKINKHFDKMEEELLNEVNTKFKQHKQKVDIDRKETDEVLAEIQSRGHQLNESGHGNESELFALLKSGRKKITESCSIADRLERSRKPLRLELQTDRTILEILKENYGMARLTESFVSVSVSPLGSYSTKVDGDKVDCRIRDICLTSEGCIFLTDNKNKRLKKLDSAYNVLSCLDLPDSPFGVCRIDGKQIAVTLIDIKKVQFVLNTEPMKMQTSFSVGDRCRSIAHNSGLLYVCCGGWEDKKEGPGRLEIYTIDGMLLRSFFSSLEVPLYVDIFNNGREIYVSDWKNGLVVLDKYGNNLLRYRYEEKKETYGLCRLTDNKICIAFYEYNEVVVVTNDGGQQQLILTKKDGAEIPTALCYDRKHSRLIMASGELRNKIQVFQLEC; translated from the exons ATGGCGGTCGACGGGCGTAAACTTGGAGAATCTATTTACAAAGGATCGGACGATTTTCACGATTTTCCATGTTCACCTTGCTCGAAGGAAGGAAGGGATGTTGCTGCTTTGAAACACTGTATAGACTGTGATGAAAATTTGTGTACATCATGTCTCAAGGATCATAACAAGTTTTCTGCTATGAAAGGGCACCAGATACTGGACAATGTGCAGCGATCAAGTGGACAGAAACCCCAACTGCCGAGTCAGAGATGTACCAAACATGGAGGGAGGTTGATAGATGTCTACTGTCCTGATCATGACATAGTCTGCTGTTCCACTTGCATTGCTGTAGAACACAG TTCTTGCCATGGAATTAAATTCATACCTGATGTTGCGAAAGGTGTCAGTAAAAGCAAAGAATTTCAACAGTTTGAAGCCGATATGAAGAATCTGCAATCGAGATATGTCTCTTTGATACAGATGGAAGATGCGGAACTACAAGCACTTCGACAAGAACAAGAAAGAATATGTAAGGAAATAAGAACACTGAGAAACAAAATCAATAAACACTTCGATAAAATGGAGGAAGAACTATTGAACGAAGTTAATACAAAATTTAAGCAGCATAAACAGAAGGTAGATATCGACCGAAAAGAAACAGATGAAGTTCTCGCCGAAATACAAAGTAGAGGTCATCAGTTAAACGAGTCGGGACACGGCAACGAATCGGAACTATTTGCTCTTCTGAAATCTGGACGAAAAAAGATTACGGAAAGTTGTAGTATTGCAGATAGACTTGAGCGTTCAAGGAAACCATTGAGATTAGAATTACAAACTGACAGGACTATACTGGAGATTCTCAAGGAAAACTATGGAATGGCTCGTTTAACAGAAAGCTTTGTATCCGTTTCAGTGTCCCCTCTTGGATCATATAGTACAAAAGTGGACGGTGATAAAGTTGATTGTAGAATCCGCGACATTTGTTTGACGAGTGAAGGCTGTATCTTTCTGACCGACAATAAAAACAAACGACTGAAAAAGCTGGATAGTGCATATAACGTTTTGTCATGTTTGGATCTACCCGATTCTCCATTCGGGGTCTGTCGTATTGACGGCAAGCAAATCGCAGTAACTCTTATAGATATAAAGAAAGTCCAGTTTGTACTTAATACAGAACCAATGAAAATGCAAACGTCATTCAGTGTTGGTGATCGCTGTCGATCAATAGCACATAACAGTGGATTATTGTATGTCTGCTGTGGAGGTTGGGAAGACAAAAAAGAAGGTCCTGGTCGTCTAGAAATTTACACCATTGATGGCATGTTGCTGAGATCATTTTTCAGTTCATTGGAAGTTCCCCtttatgtagatattttcaaCAATGGAAGAGAGATTTATGTTTCTGATTGGAAAAATGGGCTTGTTGTCTTAGACAAATACGGAAACAATCTACTCCGCTATAGATATGAAGAGAAAAAGGAAACATATGGACTCTGCAGGCTTACTGACAATAAAATTTGCATTGCTTTTTACGAGTACAACGAAGTCGTCGTTGTGACAAATGATGGAGGACAACAGCAACTAATTCTCACAAAGAAAGATGGAGCTGAAATACCAACAGCATTGTGTTATGACAGAAAGCATTCGAGACTGATAATGGCCAGTGGTGAACTTCGAAATAAAATACAAGTATTCCAACTTGAATGTTAA
- the LOC123534001 gene encoding short-chain specific acyl-CoA dehydrogenase, mitochondrial-like, with product MAAFRSLRKIATNSVITRNKNGIFEAARCISTAGFPGLSETHQMLWKTCRDFADKELVPVAGQNDKDCSFPKEQVKMLGEMGLLCVDISEEDGGTGLDYLAYAIAMEEVSRGCASAGCIMSVNNSLYLGPIKMYANPEQKERFMKPFLHGDKVGCFALSEPGNGSDAGAASTTARLEGDEWVLNGTKSWITNGYESEATVVFATTDKSKKHKGISAFLVPKPTPGLSLGKKEDKLGIRATSTCNLIFDDCRIPKENLLGEPGFGFKIAMKTLDAGRIGIAAQGLGIAQASLECAIDYAQKRMAFNEPISKQQMIQEKLANMEVQIESARLLTWKAAMLKDAGKPYTKDAAMAKLAASEAATFCAHQAIQTLGGMGYVTSMPAERLYRDARITEIYEGTSEIQRLVIAGQLLKEYAAH from the exons ATGGCATATTTGAAGCTGCGAGGTGCATTTCTACAGCTGGGTTTCCTGGGCTTTCAGAAACCCACCAGATGTTGTGGAAAACTTGCCGGGATTTTGCTGATAAGGAATTGGTTCCTGTAGCTGGACAGAATGACAAAGACTGTTCATTTCCAAAAGAACAG GTAAAAATGTTAGGAGAAATGGGACTGCTTTGTGTAGATATATCAGAAGAGGATGGTGGCACGGGTTTGGACTATCTAGCCTATGCTATAGCGATGGAGGAAGTTAGTCGTGGATGTGCGTCAGCTGGCTGTATTATGAGTGTAAATAAT TCATTGTACCTTGGACCAATCAAGATGTATGCCAATCCTGAACAAAAAgaaagattcatgaaaccttttCTCCATGGGGATAAAGTGGGATGCTTCGCTCTTAGTGAGCCAG GAAATGGTAGTGATGCCGGAGCAGCTTCCACAACAGCTCGTCTCGAAGGAGATGAGTGGGTATTGAATGGGACCAAGTCTTGGATCACAAACGGTTATGAGTCTGAAGCTACTGTT GTGTTTGCTACCACAGATAAAAGTAAAAAACACAAG GGAATTAGTGCATTTTTAGTACCAAAGCCAACACCAGGTTTATCATTGGGAAAGAAAGAGGACAAACTTGGGATTCGAGCCACATCAACTTGTAACCTCATATTTGACGACTGTAGAATACCAAAAGAGAATCTTCTTGGAGAACCAGGATTTGGATTTAAAATTGCTATG aaaacgTTAGATGCTGGAAGAATTGGAATAGCAGCACAAGGTCTTGGAATAGCTCAG GCATCCTTAGAATGTGCAATAGACTATGCTCAAAAGAGAATGGCTTTCAATGAACCTATATCCAAACAGCAAATGATTCAG GAGAAGCTTGCCAATATGGAAGTGCAGATAGAAAGTGCCAGGTTGCTGACATGGAAGGCTGCCATGCTGAAGGATGCTGGGAAACCATATACCAAG GATGCTGCCATGGCTAAACTAGCTGCTTCTGAAGCCGCCACATTTTGTGCTCATCAG GCTATCCAGACACTAGGTGGTATGGGATATGTTACCAGTATGCCGGCTGAGAGACTATACAGAGATGCCAGAATTACTGAAATATACGAGGGAACCAGTGAAATTCAGAGACTTGTCATCGCAGGACAGTTACTTAAAGAATATGCAGCTCATTAA